From a single Streptomyces misionensis genomic region:
- a CDS encoding ABC transporter permease subunit — translation MTVSSFPQVVPVRLHRPALRPKPVRYRALVRLSLRRHRGALAALTVSSALLAVWVLRTAQDVVRVRAERAANSCAEAPYLQRCDLTVQHVSDTLQAVQHAQFALVVVPALAAALLGAPLLAQEYERRTHRLLWTQSVPRQRWLTGELLVLGGASAAVGLVAAALGTRLRTVTSPALTHDSSAFAALPYNSFGPVLATATVLAFAIGVLAGELTRRTVPAVVCALLGHAVVLSLLTWLRRFLQPTLTRFPPHGYDLAPDDWLLRDGVVTADGRRLSYAQCGSTGCPDGSRVFDVYHSASQLWPMQWTQAALTVPLTALALLLVYRSIRRRRP, via the coding sequence ATGACCGTGTCGTCCTTCCCGCAGGTCGTCCCGGTCCGGTTGCACCGGCCGGCCCTGCGCCCGAAGCCCGTGCGGTACCGGGCCCTGGTCCGGCTGAGCCTGCGGCGCCATCGCGGCGCCCTCGCCGCCCTGACCGTGTCGTCGGCGCTGCTGGCGGTGTGGGTGCTGCGCACAGCGCAGGACGTGGTGCGGGTCCGAGCCGAGCGCGCCGCGAACTCGTGCGCCGAAGCCCCCTATCTCCAGCGGTGCGACCTTACGGTCCAGCACGTCTCCGACACGCTCCAGGCCGTCCAGCACGCGCAGTTCGCCCTCGTGGTCGTACCCGCGCTCGCCGCGGCACTGCTCGGTGCGCCGCTGCTGGCCCAGGAGTACGAGCGCCGCACGCACCGGCTCCTGTGGACACAGTCGGTGCCCCGGCAGCGCTGGCTCACCGGCGAACTCCTCGTGCTGGGCGGCGCGTCCGCCGCGGTGGGCCTCGTCGCAGCCGCCCTCGGCACCCGTCTGCGAACGGTCACCTCGCCGGCGCTCACACACGACTCCTCGGCGTTCGCGGCTCTGCCGTACAACTCCTTCGGACCCGTTCTCGCGACGGCGACCGTACTGGCCTTCGCGATCGGGGTGCTGGCCGGGGAGCTGACCCGGCGCACGGTCCCGGCCGTGGTCTGCGCCCTGCTCGGCCACGCGGTCGTGCTGTCCCTGCTGACCTGGCTGCGCCGCTTCCTCCAGCCGACCCTCACCCGGTTCCCGCCGCACGGCTACGACCTTGCCCCCGACGACTGGCTGCTGCGGGACGGAGTGGTCACCGCCGACGGCCGTCGGCTGTCGTACGCCCAGTGCGGGTCCACGGGCTGCCCCGACGGCTCACGGGTCTTCGACGTCTACCACAGCGCGAGCCAGCTGTGGCCCATGCAGTGGACCCAGGCGGCGCTGACGGTGCCGTTGACCGCCCTGGCCCTCCTGCTCGTGTACCGGTCCATCCGGCGTCGCCGGCCGTGA
- a CDS encoding phenolic acid decarboxylase — protein MTSTVTTSDGAFQTTVEQPEPPQDLSKIVGHRFIYTYANGWQYEMYVKNDHTIDYRIHSGMVGGRWVKDQQVDLVQLDDDHFKVSWNEPTGTSVAVNVMPRKRRLHGVIFFPHWVEEHGERTVCFQNDHLDDMRRYRDQGPTYPIYVVPEFAKITLFEYVGADDDSVIAVAPGDLPAGWSDRTN, from the coding sequence ATGACAAGCACCGTCACCACCAGCGACGGGGCCTTCCAGACCACCGTCGAGCAGCCCGAGCCCCCACAGGACTTGTCCAAGATCGTCGGCCACCGCTTCATATACACCTACGCCAATGGCTGGCAGTACGAGATGTACGTGAAGAACGACCACACGATCGACTACCGGATCCACTCCGGAATGGTCGGTGGCCGCTGGGTCAAGGACCAGCAGGTCGATCTCGTCCAGCTGGACGACGACCATTTCAAGGTCTCCTGGAACGAGCCCACCGGCACTTCCGTCGCGGTCAACGTCATGCCCCGCAAGCGGCGCCTGCACGGTGTGATCTTCTTCCCGCACTGGGTCGAGGAGCACGGTGAGCGCACCGTGTGCTTCCAGAACGATCACCTGGACGACATGCGCCGCTATCGCGACCAGGGCCCCACGTACCCGATCTACGTCGTCCCCGAGTTCGCGAAGATCACCCTCTTCGAGTACGTCGGCGCCGACGACGATTCCGTCATCGCCGTCGCTCCCGGCGACCTCCCGGCCGGCTGGTCCGACCGCACGAACTGA
- a CDS encoding acyltransferase family protein, whose amino-acid sequence MSVSAVPAPPTAAPRTSRAGGGRLAAVDALRLLAAAGVAAYHYLGTPTPHFWGTYDLTRTAPVLHLLSRYGWLGVEAFFLISGFAICMSCWGRTPAQFAVSRIARLFPLYWTVVLAIVVVAWIARLAGQRPGAPVDLRTTLGNLTMLPGPLGLRTTDGVAWTLWVEARFYLLVAVLLLIGLTYRRTIAFCLLWLTFAAIGRELHSSVMDEFLLTQYAGLFVAGMALYLMHRFGPNLLLWLLTGFAWCYTLTLLGDRVAEHTEPAARGGTPGWGICAAILTGFLLLLALSGPGPLGRLRWRALVYAGALTYPFYLVHQSLGIPVVRGLLKAVPALGLVPAIALGLCFSLALSAALNHLVDRRLGAWLRRRLASDIGMTEDDPPERPATPPDPSVRQPPGRTGTVCRP is encoded by the coding sequence ATGTCCGTCTCCGCCGTACCGGCCCCGCCGACGGCCGCACCCAGAACGAGCAGGGCGGGCGGCGGCCGGCTCGCCGCCGTGGACGCGCTGCGGCTGCTCGCGGCGGCCGGGGTGGCCGCCTACCACTACCTCGGCACCCCCACCCCGCACTTCTGGGGCACGTACGACCTGACGCGCACCGCCCCCGTACTGCACCTGCTGAGCCGCTACGGATGGCTCGGGGTGGAGGCGTTCTTCCTGATCAGCGGGTTCGCCATCTGCATGAGCTGCTGGGGGCGCACCCCGGCGCAGTTCGCCGTGTCGCGGATCGCCCGGCTCTTCCCGCTCTACTGGACGGTCGTCCTCGCCATCGTCGTCGTCGCCTGGATCGCCCGGCTCGCCGGACAGCGGCCCGGAGCACCCGTCGACCTGCGCACCACCCTGGGCAACCTGACCATGCTGCCCGGGCCGCTCGGGCTGCGGACCACCGACGGGGTCGCCTGGACGCTGTGGGTCGAGGCCCGGTTCTATCTGCTGGTGGCCGTGCTGCTGCTGATCGGTCTCACCTACCGCCGCACGATCGCGTTCTGCCTGCTCTGGCTGACCTTCGCCGCCATCGGCCGCGAGCTGCACTCCAGCGTGATGGACGAGTTCCTGCTCACCCAGTACGCCGGGCTCTTCGTCGCGGGCATGGCGCTCTACCTGATGCACCGCTTCGGACCGAACCTGCTGCTGTGGCTGCTCACCGGATTCGCCTGGTGCTACACGCTGACCCTGCTGGGCGACCGGGTCGCCGAGCACACGGAACCGGCGGCCCGGGGCGGGACGCCCGGCTGGGGGATCTGCGCCGCCATCCTCACGGGGTTCCTGCTGCTGCTCGCCCTGTCCGGGCCCGGCCCGCTCGGCCGGCTGCGCTGGCGCGCGCTGGTCTACGCGGGCGCCCTGACCTACCCCTTCTACCTGGTCCACCAGAGCCTGGGCATACCGGTCGTGCGCGGTCTGCTCAAGGCGGTGCCCGCCCTGGGCCTGGTCCCGGCCATCGCCCTCGGACTGTGCTTCTCGCTCGCCCTGTCGGCCGCGCTCAACCACCTGGTGGACCGCAGACTCGGCGCGTGGCTGCGCCGCCGGCTCGCGTCCGACATCGGCATGACGGAGGACGACCCGCCGGAGCGCCCGGCCACCCCACCGGACCCGTCGGTACGTCAGCCGCCCGGTCGTACCGGGACGGTCTGCCGGCCGTAG
- a CDS encoding LacI family DNA-binding transcriptional regulator, which translates to MTAVSGPPQGGRAKLADVAKLAGVSVGTASKALNGNGRMRPETRQRVLAAVEALDFRPNQHAQSLHTGRSWTVGLMTTDGIGRFSTPVLLGAEDALGAGKISVLLCDTRGDAIREQHHLRNLVDRRVDGIIVTGRRTDPRPPLTGIEPIPTVYALSPSTDPNDMSVVSDDRSGARLAVEHLMATGRTRIAHVTGPAHHAAARDRAQHTVELLEHSSLALSTGRVHFGEWSEAWGRRAAEAVLRAAPDTDAFFCGNDQIARGVADRLRENGMDVPERVAVVGYDNWDVMALACRPPLTTIDTNLAEIGRQAALRLLDAIGGKPEPGVCTVPCRLVVRESS; encoded by the coding sequence GTGACCGCTGTGTCAGGGCCTCCCCAAGGCGGGCGGGCGAAGCTCGCCGATGTCGCCAAGCTGGCCGGCGTCAGTGTGGGGACGGCCTCGAAAGCGCTGAACGGCAACGGCAGGATGCGGCCCGAGACGCGGCAGCGGGTCCTGGCCGCCGTCGAAGCGCTCGACTTCCGGCCCAACCAGCATGCGCAGAGCCTGCACACGGGGCGCAGCTGGACTGTCGGGCTGATGACGACCGACGGCATCGGCCGCTTCAGCACCCCGGTACTGCTGGGCGCCGAGGACGCGCTCGGCGCGGGGAAGATCTCCGTGCTGCTGTGCGACACCCGGGGCGACGCCATCCGCGAGCAGCATCATCTGCGCAACCTGGTGGACCGCCGGGTGGACGGCATCATCGTGACCGGCCGGCGCACCGACCCGCGTCCTCCTCTGACGGGCATCGAGCCGATCCCCACGGTCTACGCCCTCTCGCCGTCCACCGACCCGAACGACATGTCCGTCGTGTCCGACGACCGCAGCGGAGCGCGGCTGGCGGTCGAGCACCTGATGGCGACGGGCCGCACTCGCATCGCGCACGTGACCGGCCCGGCACATCATGCTGCCGCTCGTGACCGTGCCCAGCACACCGTCGAGCTGCTCGAGCACTCCTCGCTGGCGCTCTCCACCGGCCGGGTCCACTTCGGCGAGTGGAGCGAGGCGTGGGGCCGCCGCGCCGCCGAGGCGGTCCTGCGTGCCGCGCCGGACACGGACGCCTTCTTCTGCGGCAACGACCAGATCGCCAGGGGCGTCGCCGACAGGCTGCGCGAGAACGGCATGGACGTCCCCGAAAGGGTGGCGGTCGTGGGCTATGACAACTGGGACGTCATGGCCCTGGCCTGCCGCCCGCCCCTGACCACGATCGACACGAATCTCGCGGAGATCGGCCGGCAGGCCGCCCTGCGGCTGCTCGACGCCATCGGCGGCAAGCCGGAGCCAGGCGTGTGCACCGTCCCCTGCCGCCTCGTCGTCCGCGAGTCGAGCTGA
- a CDS encoding GntR family transcriptional regulator: protein MKYQLRRSSGTPAYQQIVEQTEQALRLGILKPGDKLPTAREVVESAVVNGNTVLRAYQELQRRGLVESRTGLGTFVVGTLGSADRVDGSGLRQELEQWMTRAREHGLEREDVMALVISVGDTCFADRAPEGRAR, encoded by the coding sequence ATGAAGTACCAGCTGCGCAGATCCAGCGGCACCCCCGCCTATCAGCAGATCGTCGAGCAGACCGAACAGGCCTTGCGGCTGGGCATCCTGAAGCCCGGGGACAAGCTGCCCACCGCCCGCGAGGTGGTGGAGAGCGCCGTGGTGAACGGCAACACCGTGCTGAGGGCGTATCAGGAGCTCCAGCGACGGGGGCTGGTGGAGTCCAGGACCGGGCTGGGCACGTTCGTGGTGGGCACGCTCGGCAGCGCCGACCGGGTCGACGGCTCCGGTCTGCGGCAGGAGCTGGAGCAGTGGATGACCCGCGCCAGGGAGCACGGCCTGGAGCGGGAGGACGTCATGGCCCTGGTCATCTCCGTCGGGGACACCTGCTTCGCGGACCGGGCGCCCGAGGGGCGGGCGCGGTGA
- the rpmG gene encoding 50S ribosomal protein L33, translating into MKRSGRGRLVLRTYDPVVGAHVLFREER; encoded by the coding sequence ATCAAGAGAAGCGGGAGAGGTCGGCTGGTCCTGCGCACGTACGACCCGGTGGTCGGCGCACACGTCCTGTTCCGCGAAGAACGCTGA
- a CDS encoding MarR family winged helix-turn-helix transcriptional regulator: MDTATEFGRLIGPLRRAILRTRRVADLPDLPEAQIELLRALAEAGPLSPRQAADRLRLAPSTISNLVRTMTAAGLVEREPSVTDLRAVHLTASPTALEMLDTYDRTSTAALHSALANLNPNSREAIERALPALAELLIALEDD; encoded by the coding sequence ATGGACACTGCCACCGAGTTCGGCCGCCTGATCGGCCCGCTGCGCCGGGCCATACTGCGCACCCGACGCGTCGCCGACCTCCCCGACCTGCCCGAAGCTCAGATCGAGCTGCTGCGGGCACTCGCCGAAGCGGGACCGCTGTCACCGCGCCAGGCCGCCGACCGGCTGCGTCTGGCCCCCTCCACGATCAGCAACCTCGTGCGGACCATGACCGCCGCCGGTCTGGTCGAGCGTGAACCCTCCGTGACCGACCTGCGCGCCGTCCACCTCACCGCCTCACCCACCGCACTGGAGATGCTCGACACCTACGACCGCACCAGTACGGCCGCCCTGCACAGCGCGCTGGCCAATCTCAACCCGAACAGCCGGGAAGCCATCGAACGCGCCCTGCCTGCCCTCGCCGAGCTGCTCATCGCCCTTGAGGACGACTGA
- a CDS encoding GNAT family N-acetyltransferase → MIRAATPADIPVIHTLIRELAEYEKALDEARATKEQLTEALFGERPAAYAHVAEDVGGEVVGFALWFLNFSTWRGVHGIYLEDLYVRPEARGGGHGKALLTELARICVARGYERLEWSVLNWNRPAIDFYEALGARPQDEWSVYRLTGEALNALGDQGGRP, encoded by the coding sequence ATGATTCGTGCCGCGACCCCCGCCGACATTCCCGTCATCCACACCTTGATTCGCGAACTGGCCGAGTACGAAAAGGCACTCGACGAGGCCAGGGCGACGAAGGAACAGCTCACCGAGGCGCTGTTCGGCGAGCGCCCGGCCGCGTACGCACACGTGGCCGAGGACGTCGGCGGCGAGGTCGTGGGCTTCGCGCTGTGGTTCCTCAACTTCTCCACCTGGCGGGGCGTGCACGGCATCTATCTGGAGGACCTGTACGTCCGTCCCGAGGCCCGCGGCGGCGGCCACGGCAAGGCCCTGCTGACGGAGCTCGCCCGCATCTGCGTCGCACGCGGCTACGAGCGCCTGGAATGGTCGGTCCTGAACTGGAACCGCCCCGCGATCGACTTCTACGAGGCACTGGGCGCCCGCCCCCAGGACGAGTGGTCGGTGTACCGGCTCACGGGCGAAGCGCTGAACGCCCTGGGAGACCAGGGCGGCCGGCCGTAG
- a CDS encoding ATP-binding cassette domain-containing protein, translating to MTTLAATAVQAEGVGLRAGRGGRRAQLLTDCTFRVPRGAVCGIVGPNGAGKSLLLSAAAGLIRPDAGRLTVLGQRAGEDALLGEVAFVDQHRPLYPRMRVADLLAMGRDLNPRWDPERAEDLLELGRIALGSRAGSLSGGQRSLLALALARGKRPRLLLLDEPLSDLDPLARRAALGLLLGDVAEGGGTVLLSSHVLGDLEEAIDHLLLIDGGRIRLAGELSELLAAHRLLDRLGLLECQAGPAPWRVHPVDPVDAEPRHLTLVRVDQRTHTAAADAELPGLEELVVSYLRSPSVTGWLAPGMRPGRYGDGGDSGTVAA from the coding sequence GTGACGACGCTCGCTGCGACCGCCGTTCAGGCGGAGGGGGTCGGGCTGCGCGCAGGGCGCGGCGGGCGGCGCGCGCAGCTCCTCACCGACTGCACCTTCCGCGTCCCGCGCGGCGCCGTGTGCGGAATCGTCGGCCCGAACGGCGCGGGCAAGAGCCTGCTGCTGTCGGCCGCGGCCGGGCTCATCCGGCCGGACGCGGGCCGGCTCACCGTGCTCGGACAGCGCGCCGGTGAGGACGCGTTGCTCGGCGAGGTCGCCTTCGTCGACCAGCACCGCCCCCTGTACCCGCGGATGCGGGTCGCCGACCTGCTGGCCATGGGCCGCGACCTCAACCCCCGCTGGGACCCCGAACGAGCCGAGGATCTATTGGAGTTGGGGCGGATCGCGCTCGGCAGCAGGGCCGGGTCGCTCTCCGGCGGCCAGCGCTCCCTGCTGGCGCTCGCCCTCGCGCGCGGCAAGCGGCCCCGGCTGCTGCTGCTCGACGAGCCGCTGAGCGATCTGGACCCGCTCGCGCGCCGAGCCGCCCTGGGCCTGTTGCTCGGCGACGTAGCGGAGGGCGGCGGCACGGTCCTGCTCTCCTCCCATGTGCTGGGTGACCTCGAAGAGGCCATCGACCACCTGCTCCTGATCGACGGCGGCCGGATCCGGCTGGCCGGCGAGCTGTCAGAGCTGCTCGCCGCGCACCGGCTCCTCGACCGGCTCGGCCTGCTGGAGTGCCAGGCGGGGCCGGCGCCGTGGCGGGTGCACCCCGTGGACCCGGTGGACGCCGAGCCGCGGCACCTCACGCTCGTACGCGTGGACCAGCGGACGCACACCGCGGCGGCCGACGCCGAGCTCCCCGGTCTGGAGGAGCTGGTGGTCTCCTACCTGCGCTCCCCCTCCGTGACGGGCTGGCTGGCCCCCGGCATGCGGCCCGGGCGCTACGGCGACGGGGGCGACAGCGGGACGGTGGCGGCATGA
- a CDS encoding ribosomal protein bL36: MKVRRSLRSLKAKPGAQVVRRRGVTFVINKKHPRFKARQS, from the coding sequence ATGAAGGTACGCAGGTCATTGCGTTCGTTGAAGGCCAAGCCTGGCGCTCAGGTAGTGCGTCGCAGAGGCGTGACCTTCGTGATCAACAAGAAGCACCCCCGGTTCAAGGCCCGCCAGAGCTGA
- a CDS encoding alpha/beta hydrolase — MARTTVSFDSAGIPLAGHLYTPDAPASGPRPALVVGHPGTGVKEQAAGTYARRMAERGFVTLAFDAAYQGESGGLPRGLEDPAQRVEDFKAAVSHLTTRTDVDADRIGLLGICASGGYSLAATGGDRRVKAVATVSTAEPARQFRLGADGTQDPAVFQALLDAAAAARSSAARGEDPGAMTVFPETAEQARALGGRHGVEGFEYYCTPRGRHERSAKTLAWESIDKMACHDAFFAIPLIGPRPILQIIGERAVTAWMAVEAHQRATGPKEIHWIKGASHVDLYDRKEYVDPAIDKLTDFYTTHLTTG, encoded by the coding sequence ATGGCCCGGACCACCGTCAGCTTCGACAGCGCCGGCATCCCGCTCGCCGGCCACCTCTACACCCCCGACGCGCCGGCGTCGGGCCCGCGGCCGGCGCTCGTGGTCGGTCACCCCGGCACCGGCGTGAAGGAACAGGCCGCCGGTACGTACGCGCGGCGGATGGCCGAGCGTGGCTTCGTCACTCTCGCCTTCGACGCCGCGTACCAGGGCGAGTCCGGCGGCCTGCCCCGTGGTCTGGAGGACCCCGCGCAGCGGGTGGAGGACTTCAAAGCCGCCGTCTCCCACCTCACCACCCGCACCGACGTCGACGCCGACCGCATCGGGCTGCTGGGCATCTGTGCCTCCGGAGGGTACTCGCTGGCCGCCACCGGCGGCGACCGCCGCGTCAAGGCCGTGGCCACCGTGTCCACCGCCGAACCCGCCCGCCAGTTCCGTCTCGGCGCCGACGGCACCCAGGACCCGGCGGTCTTCCAGGCCCTGCTGGACGCTGCCGCCGCGGCCCGAAGCTCCGCCGCACGCGGCGAGGACCCCGGCGCGATGACCGTGTTCCCGGAGACCGCCGAGCAGGCCCGCGCGCTCGGCGGCCGGCACGGCGTCGAAGGCTTCGAGTACTACTGCACCCCGCGCGGCCGGCACGAACGCTCCGCGAAGACCCTCGCCTGGGAGAGCATCGACAAGATGGCCTGCCACGACGCGTTCTTCGCCATCCCGCTGATCGGCCCCCGCCCGATCCTCCAGATCATCGGCGAGCGCGCCGTCACCGCCTGGATGGCCGTCGAGGCCCACCAGCGCGCCACCGGTCCCAAGGAGATCCACTGGATCAAGGGCGCCAGCCACGTCGACCTCTACGACAGGAAGGAATACGTCGACCCCGCCATCGACAAGCTCACCGACTTCTACACCACCCACCTCACCACCGGCTGA
- a CDS encoding type B 50S ribosomal protein L31, giving the protein MRSDIHPVTRPVVFRDRAAGFSLLTRSTLDARETVEWEDGNTYPVVDVDVSSASHPFYTGTSRVMDTAGRVERFRRRYGPDAVRR; this is encoded by the coding sequence ATGAGGTCCGACATCCACCCCGTCACCCGTCCCGTCGTCTTCCGAGACCGCGCGGCCGGCTTCAGCCTGCTCACCCGTTCCACCCTCGACGCCCGCGAGACGGTCGAGTGGGAGGACGGGAACACCTACCCGGTCGTCGACGTGGACGTCTCGTCGGCGAGCCACCCGTTCTACACCGGCACCTCGCGGGTCATGGACACCGCGGGCCGCGTGGAACGCTTCCGGCGGCGCTACGGCCCCGACGCCGTTCGGCGCTGA
- a CDS encoding glycoside hydrolase family 127 protein, producing the protein MPRPRFAVPSPTCPAPPSAGRSPTGPVRLGPGARAALVPATVEVGAGFWGTRREVNSHTSIPLGPDLLESAGNLNNLRVAAGTAKGEFQGAYPFVDSDVYKWLEAAAWQLAQGTPGGDGSLAADVERIVSLVADAQQPDGYLNTWFQLLKGGERYRDLRWGHELYCAGHLIQAAVAHHRATGRRRLLDVAVRFADHIDSVFGPADSGKPLDGVDGHPEVETALVELYRETGERRYLELAGYFVDRFGHGLLGGEAYCQDRVPLREATDVEGHAVRQLYLLAAATDLATETGDAELRAATERLWSAMTATKTYVTGGLGAHHDEEDFGDPFELPNERAYCETCAAVASVQWSWRMALLTGEARYSDLVERTLYNAFLAGVSLDGERWLYVNPLQVRDGHTDTGGDQSARRTRWFRCACCPPNVMRLLASLEHYLASEDADGLQIHQYVTGRYTAHGVTVRCETDYPWQGVIGLTVEEAPADRPRVLSLRVPQWCGEFRVRFGEAVYDQNDAPVDDGWLRLERAWAPGDVVVLELGLEPRLTAADPRVDAVRGCVAIERGPLVYCLEQVDQPGGGLDDIVLDTTRALKVRHRPDLLGGVTTVVAAGRRRHVPDAGWWPYRSARAADGPRAAEPLELTAIPYYAWANRQDGGMRVWLPTS; encoded by the coding sequence ATGCCCCGTCCACGCTTCGCCGTGCCCTCCCCCACGTGCCCGGCTCCACCCTCAGCGGGGCGCTCCCCCACGGGCCCGGTTCGCCTCGGTCCGGGTGCCAGGGCCGCGCTGGTCCCCGCCACCGTCGAGGTGGGCGCCGGCTTCTGGGGCACCCGGAGGGAGGTGAACTCCCACACCTCCATCCCGCTGGGCCCCGATCTGCTGGAGTCGGCGGGGAACTTGAACAATCTGCGGGTGGCGGCGGGCACCGCCAAGGGCGAGTTCCAGGGCGCGTACCCGTTCGTGGACTCGGACGTCTACAAGTGGCTGGAGGCCGCGGCCTGGCAACTCGCCCAGGGGACGCCCGGGGGTGACGGCTCACTCGCGGCGGACGTGGAGCGGATCGTCTCCCTCGTCGCGGACGCGCAGCAGCCCGACGGTTACCTGAACACGTGGTTCCAGCTGCTCAAAGGCGGCGAGCGGTACAGGGACCTGCGCTGGGGCCACGAGCTGTACTGCGCCGGCCATCTGATCCAGGCCGCGGTGGCCCACCACCGGGCCACCGGACGCCGTCGGCTGCTCGATGTCGCCGTGAGGTTCGCCGACCACATCGACAGCGTCTTCGGCCCCGCGGACAGCGGGAAGCCCCTCGACGGCGTCGACGGTCACCCCGAGGTGGAGACCGCCCTGGTGGAGCTGTACCGGGAGACCGGTGAGCGCCGCTACCTGGAGCTGGCCGGCTACTTCGTCGACCGCTTCGGCCACGGCCTGCTCGGCGGCGAGGCGTACTGCCAGGACCGCGTCCCGCTGCGCGAGGCGACCGACGTGGAAGGGCACGCCGTACGTCAGCTGTACCTGCTGGCCGCCGCCACCGACCTGGCGACCGAGACCGGGGACGCGGAACTGCGCGCCGCCACCGAACGGCTGTGGTCGGCGATGACCGCCACCAAGACGTACGTGACCGGCGGACTGGGCGCCCATCACGACGAGGAGGACTTCGGCGACCCGTTCGAGCTGCCCAACGAGCGCGCCTACTGCGAGACCTGCGCCGCCGTCGCCTCCGTCCAGTGGAGCTGGCGCATGGCCCTGCTCACCGGCGAGGCCCGCTACTCCGACCTGGTCGAGCGCACCCTCTACAACGCGTTCCTCGCCGGCGTCTCACTGGACGGCGAGCGGTGGCTGTACGTCAACCCGCTCCAGGTCCGCGACGGGCACACCGACACCGGCGGGGACCAGTCGGCCCGCCGCACCCGCTGGTTCCGCTGTGCCTGCTGTCCGCCGAACGTGATGCGCCTGCTGGCCTCCCTGGAGCACTACCTCGCCAGCGAAGACGCGGACGGCCTCCAGATCCACCAGTACGTCACCGGCCGTTACACCGCCCACGGTGTCACCGTCCGCTGCGAGACCGACTACCCCTGGCAGGGCGTGATCGGGCTGACCGTGGAGGAGGCGCCCGCGGACCGGCCCCGCGTCCTCTCACTGCGCGTCCCGCAGTGGTGCGGCGAGTTCCGTGTCCGGTTCGGGGAGGCGGTGTACGACCAGAACGACGCGCCGGTCGACGACGGCTGGCTGCGGCTGGAGCGCGCCTGGGCTCCCGGCGACGTGGTCGTCCTCGAACTGGGCCTGGAACCCCGGCTCACGGCCGCCGATCCGCGGGTGGACGCCGTACGCGGCTGCGTGGCGATCGAACGCGGGCCGCTCGTGTACTGCCTGGAGCAGGTCGACCAACCCGGCGGCGGCCTCGACGACATCGTCCTCGACACCACACGCGCACTCAAGGTGCGGCACCGTCCGGACCTGCTCGGCGGAGTCACCACGGTCGTGGCCGCGGGGCGCCGTCGGCACGTCCCCGATGCCGGCTGGTGGCCGTACCGGAGCGCGCGGGCCGCCGACGGGCCGCGGGCAGCCGAGCCCCTCGAACTGACCGCGATCCCCTACTACGCGTGGGCGAACCGTCAGGACGGCGGCATGCGCGTCTGGCTCCCCACCTCCTGA
- a CDS encoding helix-turn-helix domain-containing protein — protein sequence MTADSDSRALGAFLKARRAQLTPGECGLPETDSARKVAGLRREEAARIAAISVDYYTRLEQGRVRASVPVLTTLARALRLDEDQQRYLYELAGRSDAHPRRRRPAQRLRPAMRRLLDQLTETPALVLGKRLDILAWNPAAVALYTDFAALPANRRNYMRLLFTNPVVRQLHREWAHDAREAVAALRMEAAADPDDPDLAQLVGELSVQDPDFRAWWAEHRVSSASYGTKHYRHHLVGDLTLDCDTWTSPDGSGQRLMILTAEPGSPSHDALGILIPTRPVAS from the coding sequence ATGACTGCAGACTCCGACTCCCGGGCGCTGGGCGCCTTCCTCAAGGCCCGAAGGGCCCAGTTGACACCGGGGGAGTGCGGCCTTCCCGAGACGGACTCCGCCCGCAAGGTCGCCGGACTGCGCCGGGAGGAGGCAGCCCGGATCGCCGCGATCAGCGTCGACTACTACACACGACTGGAACAGGGCCGCGTCCGGGCATCGGTACCGGTGCTGACCACTCTGGCCCGCGCCCTGCGCCTCGACGAGGACCAGCAGCGATACCTCTACGAACTCGCCGGCCGGAGCGACGCCCACCCGCGTCGCCGCCGGCCCGCCCAACGCCTGCGTCCGGCCATGCGCCGTCTGCTCGACCAGCTCACCGAGACCCCTGCGCTCGTCCTCGGCAAACGCCTGGACATCCTGGCCTGGAACCCCGCGGCCGTAGCCCTCTACACCGACTTCGCCGCCCTCCCCGCGAACCGGCGCAACTACATGCGGCTGCTGTTCACGAACCCGGTGGTCAGGCAACTGCACCGGGAATGGGCCCATGACGCCCGGGAAGCCGTCGCCGCGCTGCGCATGGAGGCCGCGGCCGACCCCGACGATCCCGACCTCGCCCAGCTCGTCGGCGAACTGTCCGTCCAGGACCCCGACTTCCGCGCCTGGTGGGCCGAACACCGTGTCAGCAGCGCCAGTTACGGCACCAAGCACTACCGCCACCACCTGGTGGGCGACCTCACCCTCGACTGCGACACCTGGACCAGCCCCGACGGCTCCGGACAGCGCCTGATGATCCTGACCGCCGAACCCGGCAGCCCCTCCCACGACGCCCTCGGCATCCTCATCCCGACGCGTCCGGTGGCGTCGTAG